A genomic window from Silene latifolia isolate original U9 population chromosome Y, ASM4854445v1, whole genome shotgun sequence includes:
- the LOC141629599 gene encoding uncharacterized protein LOC141629599, whose product MAEEGVGVGAVCRDDSGRILWGLARAWKEEWESCIAEAVAVLEGLEEARRKGHEKVVIESYCTQVIEALDRTKHGRNVFYLVVNDILSLASCFTSISWVYTRRVNNSVAHALAHLFPRVDGKLVWSDVLPPSANTAVLADCLLI is encoded by the coding sequence atggccgaggaaggaGTAGGAGTGGGTGCAGTTTGCAGAGATGATTCGGGACGGATATTATGGGGGTTGGCTCGGGCTTGGAAGGAGGAGTGGGAATCGTGTATCGCTGAAGCGGTGGCTGTGCTTGAAGGGCTCGAGGAAGCTAGGCGAAAGGGTCATGAAAAGGTGGTCATCGAGAGCTATTGTACACAAGTTATCGAGGCCCTCGACAGGACGAAGCATGGAAGGAATGTTTTCTATTTAGTCGTTAATGATATTTTGTCTTTAGCTAGTTGTTTTACATCTATCTCATGGGTGTATACGCGTCGAGTTAACAATAGCGTTGCTCATGCTTTAGCTCATTTATTTCCTAGAGTTGATGGTAAACTTGTGTGGTCAGATGTTTTACCTCCGAGCGCGAACACTGCTGTATTGGCTGATTGTTTATTAATTTAG